The genomic region ACCGCTAAAACACCGAAGGCTCCTATTCCCTGCAGGACAGCTTTGGTTTTTCCGGATTTGCGGGCGGCGAGCACGATTCCGTTCGATGCACAGATTATTCTGAGCAACTGCATGAAGGCATCCCTGTAGAAAAAGATAAGGTACATCCAGAGTGGGATGATTCCGGAGACCATGAAAGAGATGAAGACGGTCTGACGGGAGACGCTGTCTGCGACCGGGTCGAAGACTTTTCCGAAATCTGTTACCTCATTTCTTGCCCGCGCGATTCTTCCGTCGAAAAGATCGGAGATCTCAATAAGTCCGGCGAGAGCAGCAGCTACCCAGATCCAGGCAGGGGAGTGTATTCTGTAGCCGACAATGAATACATAGGCGAAAATGGGAGCAATGATCACCCGGGACAGGGTGAAGAGAGTAGCCAGGTTCATAGTTTCCTCCGGTTGTGTACCCGGATAAACCGGATTCTTAGAAGAGGTGCACGAGTCAGGTATAGAAAATAAGTCTGCCCGTGGGGAAATTAAAGAATAAACCACTTATTCATTGAGGACTTTTCCGCAGCTCTTGTACTTGCTCAATGGTAAAACCTGTGATCTTGCTGATAAGGTCATCACTTAAACCAATGGTAATCATTTTATGCGCAATTTCAATTCTTTCCTTCTCAATACCCTCCAACCTACCTTCTATTCTGCTTTTTTTTGCAGTTTCTTCCAGCTTCTTTTTGATAAAATCCTCTAAAACCCCTTCAAGTAACCTTGACATCTGGTCTCTCCCCTCATTCAGGGTTCTCTTAATCTTATCCTGCAACTTAAGAAATAAGCTCTCCTTGGCAGCTCCCTCCAGATATTTCATAAGTGCTTTGAAATATTCCGGTGCCTCAGGGTCATCATTTAGCTCCTTGAATATTACGATTATATCCCTTATTTTCTCAGGCAATACGGGGTTGTGAATGTATTTGAGCGTTAGGAAAAGAATCCTGAGATAAGAGGTTCCCCTGATCTTGTCATCGGCCATTGTAGTGAGGTCGATAATGGTAAATCGCAGGTCAGGAAAAATGTGCTGATGATTTTTATAAGGAACGAAATGTTCAATTGGCCGGAATTCAGTGCCCCATCCGGAAT from Fibrobacter sp. harbors:
- a CDS encoding CDP-alcohol phosphatidyltransferase family protein; amino-acid sequence: MNLATLFTLSRVIIAPIFAYVFIVGYRIHSPAWIWVAAALAGLIEISDLFDGRIARARNEVTDFGKVFDPVADSVSRQTVFISFMVSGIIPLWMYLIFFYRDAFMQLLRIICASNGIVLAARKSGKTKAVLQGIGAFGVLAVVLMQFYSVKWMPLEIAGYNTGFWVLLLPAVFTLLSVIDYIIPNRALIKKMLRP